The following are encoded together in the Limanda limanda chromosome 12, fLimLim1.1, whole genome shotgun sequence genome:
- the LOC133015735 gene encoding rho-related GTP-binding protein RhoV-like, protein MAEACQRRDKLYKREELSCMLVGDGAVGKTSMIISYIFNGYRSEYRQTAFDVFTGLVHVNGLPTRIKLIDTAGQEEFGHLRSLCYAHVDVFILCFSLVNPVSFENITSKWIPQIRAGNPTSPIVLVGTQSDLSNNVDVLIHLHQRSTKPVHCSRARRLARRIRAHDYVECSALTQHNLKHVFDCAVSAAIQHKHTGTIPKKLSLIKRSKLFCVWRKIFGYF, encoded by the exons ATGGCAGAGGCCTGTCAGAGACGTGATAAACTCTACAAGAGGGAAGAGCTGAGCTGCATGCTGGTCGGTGATGGAGCTGTGGGGAAGACCAGCATGATCATCAGCTACATCTTCAATGGATACCGCAGCGAGTACAGGCAAACCGCTTTTGATGTTTTTACTG GTTTGGTTCATGTGAACGGCCTCCCAACTCGTATCAAACTGATAGATACGGCAGGACAG GAGGAGTTTGGACATCTACGTTCTCTGTGCTACGCCCATGTGGACGTCTTCATCCTCTGCTTCAGCCTGGTCAACCCCGTCTCCTTCGAAAACATCACCTCCAAATGGATCCCGCAGATCCGGGCCGGCAACCCAACCTCTCCAATAGTCCTGGTTGGAACTCAGTCCGACCTCAGCAACAATGTGGACGTCCTTATTCATCTGCACCAGCGGAGCACCAAACCAGTGCACTGCAGCCGGGCCAGAAGGCTGGCACGCAGGATCAGAGCTCACGACTACGTGGAGTGTTCAGCtctgacacaacacaacctcaaaCATGTGTTTGACTGTGCTGTATCTGCTGCCATTCAGCACAAGCACACTGGTACTATACCTAAAAAGCTCAGCCTAATTAAACGCTCAAAGCTTTTTTGTGTTTGGAGGAAGATCTTTGGATACTTCTGA